A part of Gramella sp. MAR_2010_147 genomic DNA contains:
- a CDS encoding peptidoglycan DD-metalloendopeptidase family protein, with amino-acid sequence MKKLSLLLVMMLALVACNDDQKDQAVKEVKKEKLPPVEKEYGFVLNDFEVVKDTIESGDSFGFIMDKNGVGHGKVFEISNKVKDTFNPARITAGKRYMILKAKDSAKTPQYFIYENDKINYTVVALGDSIYAEKKKRPVTIKRREVSGVITSSLSEAMQAQGLSNLLVYELSNIYQWSIDFFKLQKGDQFKMVYQEKYIDDTIFAGIEKVDAAVFKHSEEPYYAFRYLTDTISGQPSFYDSEAKALQSFFLKAPLNYSRISSRYTKRRFHPVQKRWKAHLGTDYAAPYGTPIVSTANGTVIASSYTSGNGNYVKVRHNTKYTTQYLHMTKRNVRNGQTVRQGDVIGYVGSTGLATGPHVCYRFWVNGRQVDPYRQNLPSAKHIEEALKDEYFAYIKPLQEELEQIPYKNI; translated from the coding sequence TTGAAAAAATTAAGCTTACTGTTAGTGATGATGCTGGCACTGGTTGCCTGCAACGATGACCAGAAAGACCAGGCTGTGAAAGAAGTGAAAAAGGAAAAGTTGCCTCCTGTTGAAAAGGAGTATGGCTTTGTGCTTAATGACTTTGAGGTGGTAAAAGATACTATTGAGTCTGGAGATAGTTTTGGTTTTATCATGGATAAGAACGGGGTTGGACACGGGAAGGTCTTTGAGATTTCCAATAAGGTAAAAGATACTTTCAATCCTGCGCGAATTACAGCTGGCAAGCGATATATGATCCTTAAAGCGAAAGATTCAGCAAAAACGCCGCAGTATTTTATTTACGAAAATGATAAGATCAATTATACGGTAGTTGCGCTGGGAGATAGTATCTATGCTGAAAAGAAAAAAAGACCGGTTACCATTAAAAGAAGAGAAGTTTCAGGGGTGATCACCTCTTCACTGTCTGAAGCTATGCAGGCTCAGGGTCTAAGCAATTTACTTGTTTATGAACTGTCTAATATCTACCAGTGGAGCATAGACTTTTTTAAACTTCAGAAGGGAGATCAGTTTAAAATGGTTTACCAGGAGAAATATATCGATGATACTATTTTTGCTGGAATAGAGAAGGTAGATGCCGCAGTTTTCAAACATTCTGAAGAACCATATTATGCATTTAGATATTTAACCGATACTATTTCTGGTCAGCCAAGTTTTTATGATTCAGAAGCTAAAGCATTACAAAGTTTCTTTTTAAAAGCACCACTCAACTATTCAAGAATATCTTCAAGATATACTAAAAGAAGATTTCATCCAGTTCAGAAAAGATGGAAGGCTCACCTTGGAACAGATTATGCTGCTCCCTACGGTACTCCAATTGTAAGTACTGCCAATGGAACGGTGATCGCTTCCAGTTATACCTCGGGCAATGGAAATTATGTGAAAGTGAGACATAATACTAAATATACCACCCAGTACCTTCACATGACAAAGAGAAACGTGAGGAATGGTCAAACGGTGAGACAGGGTGATGTGATTGGTTACGTGGGAAGCACAGGTCTTGCTACAGGACCTCATGTGTGCTATCGTTTCTGGGTAAATGGAAGACAGGTAGATCCTTATCGTCAAAATCTCCCATCTGCCAAACATATAGAAGAAGCGCTTAAAGATGAGTATTTCGCATATATAAAACCATTACAGGAAGAACTGGAACAAATTCCCTACAAAAACATTTAA
- the hppD gene encoding 4-hydroxyphenylpyruvate dioxygenase gives MSTDNTSLHLEKVVQHAEDFLPILGTDFVELYVGNAKQAAYYYQHAWGFQPVAYAGLETGKKDTVSYVMQQGKIRIVLTSPLEQGGDVNEHINKHGDGVKFVALWVDDARKSYEETTKRGAKSYVEPYEVEDDNGKAVISGIHTYGETIHLFIERGAYEGPFLPGYRAYATKAKSPDTGLKFIDHMVGNVGWNEMNKWVEFYGKVMGFAQLVSFDDKDISTDYTALMSKVMSNGNGRIKFPINEPAEGKKKSQIEEYIDFYNGAGVQHIALATDNIIETVTQLRDRGVEFLYVPETYYDDLLDRVGEIDEDLEPLKELGVLVDRDDEGYLLQIFTKPVLDRPTMFFEIIQRKGAQSFGKGNFKALFEAIEREQDLRGTLN, from the coding sequence ATGTCAACAGATAATACATCATTACATTTAGAAAAAGTGGTTCAGCACGCCGAAGACTTTCTTCCAATCCTGGGAACCGATTTCGTAGAACTTTACGTGGGAAATGCGAAACAGGCTGCATATTACTATCAGCATGCCTGGGGATTTCAGCCAGTTGCTTATGCAGGTTTGGAAACCGGGAAAAAAGATACAGTTTCTTATGTAATGCAACAGGGAAAGATAAGGATCGTTCTAACCTCACCACTGGAACAGGGGGGAGACGTTAATGAGCACATAAATAAACATGGTGACGGGGTTAAATTCGTTGCTTTATGGGTAGATGATGCCAGGAAAAGTTATGAAGAAACCACTAAAAGAGGTGCTAAATCTTACGTAGAGCCTTATGAAGTGGAAGATGATAATGGAAAAGCTGTGATCTCTGGAATTCATACCTATGGGGAAACCATTCACCTTTTTATCGAAAGAGGAGCTTATGAAGGTCCGTTTTTACCAGGTTACAGAGCGTATGCTACGAAAGCGAAATCTCCTGATACCGGCCTGAAATTTATTGATCATATGGTGGGGAATGTTGGTTGGAATGAAATGAACAAATGGGTGGAATTCTACGGTAAGGTTATGGGATTCGCGCAATTGGTTTCTTTTGACGATAAAGATATCTCTACAGATTATACCGCTCTTATGAGTAAGGTAATGAGTAATGGGAATGGCCGGATTAAATTTCCAATCAACGAACCGGCTGAAGGGAAGAAGAAATCCCAGATAGAAGAGTATATAGATTTCTATAATGGAGCCGGAGTACAGCATATTGCTTTAGCTACAGATAATATCATCGAAACTGTAACTCAACTTAGAGATAGAGGAGTTGAATTTTTATATGTACCTGAAACATATTATGATGATCTTCTGGATCGCGTTGGTGAAATAGATGAAGATTTGGAGCCACTTAAAGAACTGGGTGTTTTGGTAGATAGAGATGATGAAGGTTATCTTCTTCAGATCTTTACCAAACCAGTTTTAGACAGGCCCACGATGTTCTTCGAGATTATTCAGCGAAAAGGAGCCCAATCTTTTGGAAAAGGGAACTTTAAAGCTCTTTTTGAGGCAATTGAGAGGGAACAGGATTTGAGAGGTACATTAAATTAG
- a CDS encoding tryptophan 2,3-dioxygenase family protein — protein MEIKPEIAERIIKLEEKFKNSGQDMGSYLDGLLYDRYLSYWDYIEVDTLLSLQKTNTHFPDETIFITYHQITELYFKLIIHEQKQIIDSTTLTASFFVEKLNRINRYFRILIDSFDVMIKGMEREQFLKFRMALLPASGFQSAQFRMIELYSTPLEHLVSPEIREDFSAENSPEELYENIYWKKGGIDLETGEKTLTLRQFEKRYTPRFLRIANGVYEKTLYHRYLQMHEDDRNNDALIEAMRNLDVNVNINWLLMHMGAAYRYLSKDKTTVKATGGTNWKKFLPPSFQRISFFPNLWTKEEQENWGKQWVNHTFNTEK, from the coding sequence ATGGAAATTAAGCCCGAAATCGCGGAACGAATTATCAAACTGGAAGAAAAGTTTAAGAATTCGGGACAGGATATGGGGTCCTATTTAGATGGTCTTCTTTACGACCGCTACTTATCTTATTGGGATTATATTGAAGTAGATACATTATTAAGTCTTCAAAAAACAAATACGCATTTCCCTGATGAAACGATCTTTATCACCTATCATCAAATAACAGAATTGTATTTTAAGCTCATTATCCATGAGCAAAAACAGATCATAGATAGTACAACGCTTACCGCGTCTTTCTTCGTGGAAAAGCTTAACAGAATAAATCGTTATTTTAGAATACTTATAGATTCTTTTGATGTAATGATCAAAGGAATGGAAAGAGAACAATTTCTAAAATTTAGAATGGCTCTATTGCCTGCCAGCGGATTTCAGTCTGCACAATTCAGGATGATAGAGTTGTATTCTACTCCATTAGAACATTTGGTTTCTCCTGAAATTCGAGAGGATTTTTCAGCAGAAAATAGTCCGGAAGAACTCTACGAGAATATCTACTGGAAAAAAGGTGGTATAGACCTGGAAACGGGAGAGAAAACGCTCACCTTAAGACAATTCGAAAAAAGATATACCCCCCGGTTTTTACGTATTGCAAATGGGGTATATGAAAAAACCTTATATCACCGTTATCTCCAGATGCATGAAGATGATAGAAATAACGACGCTCTTATTGAGGCGATGCGAAATCTGGATGTTAATGTGAACATTAATTGGTTGCTAATGCATATGGGTGCTGCATATCGCTACCTTAGTAAAGACAAAACAACCGTAAAAGCTACGGGTGGAACCAATTGGAAAAAATTTCTGCCGCCAAGCTTTCAAAGAATCTCATTTTTCCCAAATCTGTGGACAAAAGAAGAGCAGGAAAACTGGGGTAAACAATGGGTGAACCATACTTTTAATACTGAAAAATAA
- a CDS encoding DUF3108 domain-containing protein, with protein sequence MKRLFAITILFCLTITTPSFSQEAFGSGEWFKFRIHYGMFNASYATLEVDEATINNTPVYHIKGRGKSTGLLGLFFKVDDDYQTYIDKRTGKPYKFIRNINEGGYTKNLEIDFDHSNNKAHVLNKKNREKKSYSVPNNVHDMLSSFYYIRNQINGKELKPGDEMKVNMFIDDENLDFKLVFLGREVIKTKFGKVATLKFRPYVLAGRVFKEKESLTFWISDDKNKIPVKIEADLAVGSLDADLEAYKGLKHQFSIILN encoded by the coding sequence ATGAAAAGACTTTTTGCAATTACTATACTCTTTTGTCTAACCATAACCACTCCATCATTTTCTCAGGAGGCGTTCGGTTCTGGTGAATGGTTTAAATTTCGAATTCATTACGGTATGTTCAATGCCAGCTACGCTACCTTAGAGGTTGATGAAGCTACGATTAATAATACCCCAGTTTATCATATTAAAGGTCGTGGGAAATCCACCGGGCTTTTAGGTCTTTTTTTTAAAGTAGACGATGATTATCAAACCTATATAGATAAAAGGACGGGGAAACCTTACAAATTTATCAGGAATATCAATGAGGGTGGATATACTAAAAACCTTGAGATAGATTTTGATCATAGCAATAACAAGGCTCATGTTTTAAATAAAAAGAACCGGGAGAAAAAATCCTATTCTGTGCCCAATAATGTGCACGATATGTTATCATCATTTTATTATATTCGCAACCAAATTAACGGTAAGGAGCTCAAACCGGGTGATGAAATGAAGGTAAATATGTTCATCGATGATGAAAACCTTGATTTTAAACTGGTGTTCCTGGGGAGAGAAGTTATCAAAACAAAATTTGGAAAAGTAGCGACCTTAAAGTTCAGACCTTATGTGCTGGCTGGAAGGGTTTTTAAGGAAAAAGAGAGCCTTACTTTCTGGATAAGTGACGATAAGAATAAAATTCCTGTAAAAATTGAAGCCGATCTTGCCGTGGGGTCTTTGGATGCAGACCTTGAGGCATATAAAGGTTTAAAGCATCAATTTAGTATTATATTGAATTAA
- a CDS encoding homogentisate 1,2-dioxygenase has protein sequence MPFYHKLGKIPHKRHTIFRKPDGSLYYEQLFGTIGFDGMSSNLYHEHRPTQVKEIKGSYDVTPKIAVDNNLKSYRFKGFQITPHPDYLQSRKPVLTNSDCDIILASPQGSTDDYFYKNSDADELIFIHKGEGKLRTHLGNIDFKYGDYLLIPRGTIYKMDFDDEDNRLFIVESRRPIYTPKRYRNWFGQLLEHSPFCERDLRQPHELETNDEKGDFLIKIKKQGKIFDMVYATHPFDVVGYDGYNYPYAFSIHDFEPITGRIHQPPPVHQTFETDAFVVCSFCPRKYDYHPESIPAPYSHSNIDSDEVLYYVDGDFMSRNDIEAGHISLHPAGIPHGPHPGAVERSIGQVETEELAVMVDTFKPLKLTEDAMEIADETYHKSWLEDGHDH, from the coding sequence ATGCCTTTTTATCATAAACTTGGTAAAATTCCACATAAGCGCCATACGATTTTTAGAAAACCTGATGGCAGCCTCTATTATGAGCAATTATTTGGGACTATTGGTTTTGACGGAATGTCTTCCAATCTTTATCATGAACACCGCCCAACTCAGGTAAAAGAGATCAAGGGTAGTTATGATGTAACTCCAAAAATTGCAGTAGATAATAATTTAAAATCTTATAGATTTAAAGGTTTTCAAATCACACCGCATCCAGATTATTTGCAAAGCCGTAAGCCGGTGTTGACAAATTCAGATTGTGATATCATCTTAGCGTCTCCTCAGGGTTCTACAGATGATTATTTCTATAAAAATTCAGATGCAGATGAATTGATCTTCATCCACAAAGGAGAAGGAAAGTTGAGAACGCATTTAGGTAATATCGATTTTAAATATGGCGATTACCTTTTGATTCCCAGGGGAACTATTTATAAAATGGATTTCGATGATGAAGACAATCGTCTTTTTATAGTAGAATCCAGAAGACCTATCTATACTCCAAAAAGATATCGAAACTGGTTTGGTCAGTTGCTGGAGCATTCACCTTTTTGTGAGAGAGACCTTAGGCAGCCACACGAGTTGGAAACAAATGATGAAAAAGGAGATTTCCTAATTAAGATCAAAAAGCAGGGTAAGATTTTCGATATGGTCTATGCTACGCATCCATTTGATGTAGTGGGGTATGACGGGTATAATTATCCTTATGCATTTTCCATTCATGATTTTGAGCCTATAACGGGTAGAATACATCAGCCACCACCGGTGCACCAGACTTTTGAGACAGATGCTTTTGTGGTCTGTAGTTTTTGCCCCAGAAAATATGATTATCATCCGGAAAGTATCCCGGCACCTTATAGTCATAGTAATATTGATAGCGATGAGGTGTTATATTATGTAGATGGCGACTTTATGAGCAGAAATGATATTGAAGCAGGCCATATTTCATTGCATCCTGCGGGTATTCCTCATGGTCCGCATCCCGGAGCTGTAGAGCGAAGTATTGGCCAGGTGGAAACTGAAGAACTTGCGGTGATGGTAGATACATTTAAGCCATTAAAGCTTACCGAAGATGCGATGGAAATTGCCGATGAAACCTACCATAAGTCATGGTTGGAAGATGGACACGATCATTAA
- the pgi gene encoding glucose-6-phosphate isomerase: MKNINPTTTKAWKELEDHYKKIKDEHMKDMFMNEEKRAEKFTIQWEDFYVDYSKNRITEDTRSLLLQMAEECHLKDAIDSYFGGDAINKTENRPVLHTALRADKNADIKVRDENVVPEVQDVKARIRDFSNEIINGTRKGYTGKAFTDIVNIGIGGSDLGPVMVTESLKFYKNHLNVHFISNVDGDHVHEALKDLDPETTLFLVVSKTFTTIETLSNATTAREWFLKSVPQKEVSKHFVAVSTNLQKVEDFGIDIQNIFPMWDWVGGRFSLWSAVGLSISLAIGYDNFEYLLEGARKMDDHFRETSFEENLPVQLALISIWYNNFFEAESEAVIPYSQYLDKFPSYLQQAIMESNGKSVDRNGEKVDYQTGTIIWGEPGTNSQHAFFQLIHQGTKLIPTDFIGFKHSLFGDKSHQDKLMANYFAQTEALLNGKTEQEVEDELKGKGISQKEIDRIKAFKVFKGNKPTNTILIDKLTPESLGKLIALYEHKIFVQGIIWNIFSYDQWGVELGKQLANKILAEFSTNAVDNHDSSTKKLLKFYLR, from the coding sequence ATGAAAAATATAAATCCAACCACAACCAAAGCCTGGAAGGAATTAGAAGATCATTATAAAAAGATCAAGGATGAGCATATGAAAGATATGTTCATGAATGAAGAGAAACGTGCAGAGAAATTCACGATCCAGTGGGAAGATTTCTATGTAGATTATAGTAAGAATAGAATTACTGAAGATACGCGATCCTTGTTACTTCAGATGGCTGAAGAATGCCACTTAAAAGATGCTATTGATAGTTATTTTGGTGGAGATGCCATCAATAAAACCGAAAATCGTCCGGTTTTACATACTGCCTTAAGAGCCGATAAAAATGCAGATATAAAGGTACGGGATGAAAATGTAGTTCCGGAAGTTCAGGATGTAAAAGCCAGAATCAGGGATTTTAGTAACGAGATCATTAACGGAACACGAAAAGGGTATACCGGGAAAGCTTTCACAGATATTGTAAATATTGGCATTGGTGGTTCAGATCTTGGACCGGTAATGGTTACTGAAAGTCTTAAGTTCTATAAAAATCATCTGAATGTTCATTTTATTTCTAATGTAGATGGTGATCATGTTCATGAAGCATTAAAAGATCTGGATCCAGAAACCACCTTGTTCTTAGTGGTGTCTAAAACCTTTACTACTATAGAAACACTTAGTAACGCGACAACGGCAAGAGAATGGTTCTTAAAGTCTGTACCGCAGAAAGAGGTGTCTAAACATTTTGTGGCAGTTTCAACCAATCTTCAAAAGGTTGAAGATTTTGGAATTGATATTCAGAATATTTTCCCCATGTGGGATTGGGTTGGAGGTCGTTTCTCTTTATGGAGCGCTGTAGGTCTTTCAATAAGCCTGGCTATAGGATATGATAATTTTGAATATTTACTGGAAGGTGCCCGTAAAATGGACGATCATTTTAGGGAGACCTCTTTCGAGGAAAATTTACCTGTTCAGTTAGCTCTTATTAGCATCTGGTATAATAATTTCTTTGAAGCCGAAAGTGAGGCAGTGATCCCTTATTCCCAATATTTAGATAAATTTCCTTCATATCTTCAGCAAGCTATCATGGAAAGCAACGGAAAAAGTGTAGATAGAAATGGTGAAAAGGTGGATTATCAAACCGGAACCATAATTTGGGGAGAGCCGGGAACTAATTCTCAACACGCATTTTTCCAGTTAATTCACCAGGGTACAAAATTGATTCCTACCGATTTTATTGGATTTAAACATTCGCTTTTTGGTGATAAATCTCATCAGGATAAATTAATGGCAAATTATTTTGCTCAAACAGAAGCCTTGTTGAATGGTAAAACAGAGCAGGAGGTAGAAGATGAGTTAAAGGGAAAAGGCATTAGCCAGAAAGAAATAGACAGGATAAAGGCCTTTAAGGTTTTTAAAGGCAACAAGCCTACAAATACTATATTGATTGATAAATTAACCCCTGAGAGTTTAGGAAAACTTATTGCTTTATATGAGCATAAGATCTTTGTACAGGGAATAATCTGGAATATATTTAGTTATGATCAATGGGGTGTGGAATTAGGTAAGCAGCTTGCTAACAAAATTCTTGCCGAATTCTCAACAAATGCTGTGGATAACCACGATTCTTCTACTAAAAAATTATTAAAATTTTATTTAAGATAA
- a CDS encoding TonB-dependent receptor — translation MRKLLLLAMFLTSATIFAQGTITGVVMDSQTSGPLPGANVMVVGTNNGTMTDFDGNFTLEVAESNGTIKVTFVGYTSKEVKFNITGGTQDLGQIVLGADDNALDEIVVTSFSLAIDRKTPVAVSTISAAEIETKIGNQEFPEVLKSTPGVYANKAGGGFGDAELRMRGFEGENIAVMINGVPVNDMENGRVYWSNWAGLSDVTRTMQTQRGLGAAKVAVPSIAGTVNIVTKTTDAEKGGNIYAATGNDGYTKFGATVSTGRTENGLAATVSASRTVGDGYVDGTEFIGYNYFVNIAKELGEDHELSFTAFGAPQRHGQRQNRYLIETYRESERGIKFNGDWGYLNGQVTHIEDNFYHKPQMSLNHYWDINENTELSTALYASFGTGGGGGWAGTNKFGLDSKYRDGYLQPVNLDLIVDENIARGADGSETILRASRNDHNWFGALSTLSTDITDNIELLAGIDLRYYKGEHFQEVTDLLGGQYYFDDSNVNNPVNLAQVGDKISYYNDGIVLWEGGFLQGEYSKDDLDIFVSLAASNTSYKRVDYFNNLDSDPNQESDYANFFGYQIKGGANYNFTRTSGVFANIGYFERAPFFDAVFLNFVNDLNPDAENQKIFSTELGYTFRSSVLRANVNVYRTNWRDRSLIYSYNNPDGSLGVANILGVNAVHQGLELDFEYRPFEELSITGFASFGDYRWESDVTGVQIFDEEQNLIDEINLFIEDTKVGGTPQTTAGLGVDYEFLKDMRIRGNYNYFGDFWSDFDPVSRTNPDAGETWKLPDFGTLDVGLTYDFSVAGFDATLNANVYNITDTEYIANAQNGLQNNARTALVWYGFGRTYTVGAKLNF, via the coding sequence ATGAGGAAATTATTACTCTTAGCGATGTTCTTAACGTCTGCTACGATTTTTGCTCAAGGAACTATTACTGGTGTGGTAATGGATTCTCAAACATCGGGACCACTTCCAGGAGCTAATGTGATGGTAGTTGGTACTAACAATGGTACAATGACAGATTTTGATGGAAACTTCACATTGGAAGTTGCCGAATCTAATGGTACAATTAAAGTTACTTTTGTAGGCTACACTTCTAAGGAAGTGAAATTCAACATTACAGGCGGTACTCAAGATCTTGGACAAATCGTATTGGGTGCAGATGACAACGCTTTAGATGAGATCGTTGTAACAAGTTTCTCTCTTGCCATCGACAGAAAAACGCCGGTAGCTGTATCTACAATTAGTGCTGCAGAGATCGAAACTAAGATTGGTAACCAGGAATTTCCTGAAGTACTGAAATCTACTCCTGGAGTTTATGCTAACAAAGCCGGAGGTGGTTTTGGTGATGCTGAGCTTCGTATGAGAGGTTTTGAAGGTGAGAACATTGCGGTAATGATTAATGGTGTTCCTGTAAACGACATGGAAAATGGTCGTGTATACTGGAGTAACTGGGCTGGTCTTTCAGATGTAACCAGAACTATGCAAACTCAAAGAGGTTTAGGTGCGGCTAAAGTTGCAGTTCCTTCTATTGCTGGTACGGTTAATATTGTAACTAAAACAACAGATGCTGAAAAAGGCGGAAATATTTACGCGGCAACTGGTAATGATGGTTATACTAAATTTGGAGCTACTGTATCAACTGGTAGAACTGAGAACGGACTTGCAGCTACCGTATCTGCTTCAAGAACAGTTGGAGATGGTTATGTAGACGGTACGGAGTTCATTGGTTACAATTATTTCGTGAACATAGCTAAAGAACTTGGTGAAGATCACGAACTTTCTTTCACTGCTTTTGGTGCTCCGCAAAGACATGGACAGCGTCAAAATAGATACCTTATCGAAACTTATAGAGAAAGCGAAAGAGGTATCAAATTTAACGGAGACTGGGGTTATTTAAACGGTCAGGTTACTCATATTGAAGATAACTTCTATCATAAACCACAAATGTCTTTGAATCACTACTGGGATATAAATGAAAATACTGAATTGTCTACTGCACTTTATGCTTCCTTTGGAACAGGAGGCGGTGGCGGATGGGCCGGAACTAACAAGTTTGGGCTTGATTCGAAATACAGAGATGGTTATTTACAACCCGTAAACCTTGATCTAATTGTGGACGAAAACATCGCAAGAGGTGCTGATGGTTCTGAAACTATTCTAAGAGCTTCAAGAAACGACCACAACTGGTTTGGAGCACTTTCAACTTTATCTACAGATATTACTGATAATATTGAACTTCTTGCAGGTATCGATTTAAGATACTACAAAGGAGAACACTTTCAGGAAGTTACAGATCTTCTTGGTGGACAGTACTACTTCGATGATTCCAACGTAAACAATCCTGTTAACCTTGCACAGGTTGGAGATAAGATTAGCTACTACAACGACGGTATCGTTCTTTGGGAAGGTGGATTCCTTCAGGGAGAATATTCTAAAGATGATCTTGATATCTTTGTTTCCCTTGCAGCTTCGAACACTTCTTACAAGCGTGTTGATTACTTCAACAACCTTGATTCAGATCCTAATCAGGAATCAGATTACGCAAACTTCTTCGGTTATCAGATCAAAGGTGGTGCGAACTATAACTTCACTAGAACTAGTGGTGTATTCGCTAACATTGGGTACTTTGAAAGAGCACCGTTCTTCGATGCAGTATTCTTAAACTTCGTAAACGACCTTAACCCGGATGCTGAAAATCAAAAGATCTTTAGTACTGAGCTTGGATATACTTTCAGAAGTTCTGTGTTAAGAGCAAACGTAAACGTGTACAGAACAAACTGGAGAGACAGATCTTTAATCTATTCTTACAACAATCCTGATGGATCTCTTGGTGTAGCAAACATTTTAGGCGTAAATGCAGTTCACCAGGGTCTTGAACTGGATTTTGAATACCGTCCTTTCGAGGAACTTTCTATCACAGGTTTCGCATCTTTTGGAGACTATAGATGGGAGAGTGATGTAACAGGTGTACAAATCTTTGACGAAGAGCAGAATCTTATTGATGAGATCAATCTTTTTATCGAGGATACTAAAGTAGGTGGTACACCACAAACTACTGCTGGTCTTGGAGTAGATTACGAATTCCTTAAAGACATGAGAATTAGAGGTAACTATAACTACTTCGGAGATTTTTGGTCAGACTTTGATCCTGTAAGTCGTACGAACCCTGATGCTGGTGAGACATGGAAACTTCCAGATTTCGGAACTCTTGATGTAGGACTTACCTACGACTTCTCTGTAGCTGGATTTGACGCTACTTTGAACGCAAACGTTTATAACATTACAGATACAGAATACATTGCGAATGCACAGAATGGTCTTCAGAATAATGCACGTACAGCACTTGTATGGTACGGTTTCGGAAGAACTTACACTGTAGGGGCAAAACTTAACTTCTAA